The Topomyia yanbarensis strain Yona2022 chromosome 3, ASM3024719v1, whole genome shotgun sequence nucleotide sequence GAAGTGTAATCTGACCACATATCGGCCGGAGATGTCCCGGGTCGTTGTTTGTTGGTAATGTTGTTCACATAACTCCTCTTCACTCGACAGCTTCGTTGATAGTGGAACTTCTTCCAACTCCCAGAAACGTTGGATTAACTGTTCGAGTTGATGATCAGGATCGGAAAGCGCTGTGTGGCAGCCTTTGTATTGACGGTATGATGAATGTCCGGTAACAGCACCCGAAACTACCCATCCAAGTGTCGTCTCTTGAAGGACCGGTAATTTATCGCCGAGCTGTATTTGCCCAGTCCTCAGTATGTGGAAAAACAGTTGTGCACCAATTAGGAGATCGATGCGCTGGGGCTTGTAAAAGTTTGGATCTGCTAACAAAACTCCATCCGGAATAATCCAGTCGGATACGTTGAGCTTGCTTGCTGGAAGAATGTTAGCAATCCGAGGAACGACGAGACATTCGATTTGTTGTATATATCCGTTGATACGTGAGCCAAACTGAACAGCTAACATGTGTTTGACAGGCGTTTCCTTGCCGTTGATACCGACGACACTGGTGGAACATCGATTTCGACTAATACCAAGGAGACTAGCCATTGCCTCAGTAATCAGGTGCAGCTGCGATCCGGAATCAAGTAAAACACGGCATAGCTTGCTCTGTCCATGTACATCGAGTATGTTCACGATCGCTGTTGATAGCAGCACTGCTTTTTGTTCGTTAGTACTTGTGGCGCAGTTAAGGGTTACTACGTTGCTCGTATTTGTCGAAGCTTTGCCGGTTTCGGTAGACTGAACATCAGTAGTTTTGCATGTATCATCACTCGGTTTCGGGATGTCAATGTGTAGAACCGTGTGATGTCGTTTGTTGCAGTCACGACAAGAGTGCTTTGATGAACATTTTGCTGTCATGTGCCCTTTTCTCAGACAATTGTTACATACGCCAGCTTGCTTGGCTTTGGCGTTTCTGTCGGTAGCAGAAAGTTTGAGAACCTCTTCACACTGATGGTTGAAGTGCGCCTTCTCGCAGAACACGCATTTTGTTTCGCTTGTCACCGTAAGCGTCGTAGATTTTGTCTGTAACTTCTGCGCGTGCACTGGCGCGCTAGGTTTTTGTTTAACCTTCTGCTGACTGGCCTCTACCCGTTCGAGAACTTGAGTGTTTTTCCAGGAAGGAAATCGTATCAGCGTATGTGGGAATCACACCGTGCTTGTTTGTAGCTTCCCACATCTTTTTTGTTTCGAAATCGAGTCGAGAGGCAATCACATTTACCAACAGAATGTCTGAGAGGCCTAGTACATCGTACCCGTAGTATCTGAGCGAATCGACATGCCTTACGCATTCTTCGATTAGTTTTCTCAACTGCTTACCACTTTCTTGAGTCATCGGTTTGAGCTGAAGCAACCGAGATGCATGAATGTCTACGATTTTCCGTATATCTTCGTATCGTTGCTGGAGAAAGTTCCATGCACCGTCAAAATTGTTTGCGTTGATAAACTGCTGGTTAATCGCACCGGCCGCTTCCCCGATTAGACACTTATCCAAGTGGTATAACCTTGTAGCAGCATCCTCGGACGGACACTTCTTCATGATATCTAGAAACATCGACTTAAATTTGAACCAATGCTCTGGTTTCCCGTCGAACATCGGTAGCGGTGTATGTGGTAACACGGACTGTTGTACTCGAATCTGTGGCGCATTGGATACCAGATGTAGACCGGAATGCACCTGTAGCTCCTGTTTTTTGTGTCTATCCAACTGCCTGCATACTTCCGCTCGCACTTCCGTGTACAATTGTTCGAACTCAAAATACTCCTGTTCTTCTTCCTCCTGCTTGTGTGGCGTAGCAGCAAACAACTTTGCTTGGCAATCGTTCATGTCGAGGTACGCAGCATCAATCGTACGTAGAAATGTATCCAGCACATATTCGTCGACAGGAATCTGCTCATCATCTGCTTTGATGAGGTTTGTTTTGATGCGTGCGATCTTCGCCTTAGTGAATTCGCACCGTCGTTGAAGTGCTTGTAGCTCTTCCGCCATTTTCTTTCGTCGCACTGCCTCGGCCTTCGCCACATTCTGCTGCCTCACTGAAGGAAGTATGGGAATTTTCGAGCTGCGACGGGTGTTAACCGGCATCGAAATTACCGACGAAAACGATCGATTTTTCGCGTTATTCCATATCCGTACTTCGAAGGACCAAATTATGTACGGTTTCGGAATGGAATTCGTTGAATGGACTGTAAATTGATCGGAGAAAAGAAACGTGTTTATTTTCTGTTTGATAATTGCGTGTTAATTTCGCGACGAACGGCGTACGGATCCCTTTTTGTTACAGGGTTGCCAAATGATATAGAAATAtatatgttatcaaaaacatacAAAATAGGGTAATAATAGGAATTTGAAATAACCGTTGCATCCGAACAGTAACACTACAGAAAATGGAGCAGCTCATAGGTGATCAAAAGGTAGAGATCATCCCCCACCCAACCCTCAATATAGTACAGGACGTTATCAACGATCCCGACACTAAAGATGTAGAAGTAGCTAGACTTCGGGCAGATCTGAAGTCTCGGGTCGTCACGAATGCTCAGCAAATAACAAAAACACTCGACGATAAGCCGATCAAAAGACCTCTATCATTCACTGGTTCTATTCTTCCGGAGCAGTTCTACATGGTTCTACTTCGCACCAGTATCCTTCCGTACTACTCACTGTCGATGATGTGCTTCAAGTGCGGGCGCGGTAGTCGCTTCTGCCCTAACTCCGCTGCCTGCCGAAACAAAACAACACTCCCGTGTCGACTTCGATCGGGAACGTTCCAGGTCCTCCCGATACACCGCTGGCGGCTGTTGGCGCGGGCTTTACCCAGGTAAGTACTTCTAGACCAAATGCTACAGCACACAATCAACTGCCCCTAAACTCTTCGAAACTCAGAGCTACGATCACTCGCCCGATGCGCTTACCCGACCAAGACCACACAAAGAACGCAACACTTTGGATTCCACCCCCAATCGCCCAGACAACAGCAACATCAACCGTTATCCCTGTTACCCAAGCCCTATAGTCAGAATTATTAGCGAAAATCGGAAATTTGGCTGCATGCTaagaaaacatatcccaccgtaatttcCTGTTCCcagcaaaggttttggacatcgcCATAGCTTCTTTGTGATTTATCAGGTGCGGATCATTCgctagcagcaaacaatatattAAGTTTATCTtattgttttcgccgacgatttctatggcGCGCGcttcttaaatgtttacactctaacgagctagccttgtatatgtaagccgtgatTACGAAGTGCGAAATCTCGGCAACACTGAACAAATTTTATCCGAGTGAATGTGCCCTCAGTCAAAAAGCTTTCCAAGATTCCTCCGGTGCCAAGGAAGCACAAAAATGATACTCGTGGTTTGCGGTAAAACTCACCCCGATAGATCACTTTTTTCCTACAACACCGTATCCTTTTCGTCGAAGCATGTCCCTATTGTCAAAACTTACTTCATCTAAAAAGACGAGGTTCGAAACATCCCACGGAAACGATAATAGCTCTGCAATGTAATGGATGATTTCTGATTCCTTGATCTGGATTGCCCGACGCTCAATATACTTCCAAGTCATCCCTGCCTCATGTAAAATTGTACATACGGAAGACATACTGATTGGTATTTTGAACTTCAGTTGGAACAGTTGCTTCGCCTCGTCTAGGAAGCCGGTGATACAATTGAAGCAGCCACATCCGCTTTTCCACACCGATTTTTTTGTACACCTGTACACGTTTCTTCCAATTAATTGACCCGTAAGTAATAAATTAGAAACACCAATCAGAAATCGTTGAGGGAGCCTTTCCATAAATTTCGGATAGCTTTTTTTTTACTAATGTTGAGAAAAAAGTGTCCATACAACGCATGGTAAACCGTATTTGTACTGACGTGCTGCCGACGTACGTTCTGGATGATTAAACTTGCCATTCCTGTGATTAAATTAAAGATAGCAATCAAAGTAAAACTTTCTTTAAATGCAACGTTATTAATTTGTCTACCTTGATGAAGCTTAGGgagcattcataaattacgtaacgttttcaggggggggagggggttcgacaagttgttacatattgtgacataggggggagggggagtaagctggatcgttacgtaacatgttttcaccgaagaaaaaaattttttttcaaggaatttgttacgtaataggggagggggggataaagaaatttgtgacaatttgttacatggggggaggggggagtcaattttgggcaatttttgcgttacgtaatttatgaatggtcccttatgtaCTTATGTACCTAGATGACCTGTGATAGGTAAGATAATATAATTAGAGGATAGTAAAATAATAATAGTATATTTTAAACtgcaaataaaaaatcaatatctttattgtttttgtaaacATAAACAAACATATTTATCAACACTGACCGAAATGGACGTTGAAAAAATTTTGACAGAAAATGCGCCGACTGCTTCGCAACTTGACTCCGGGCAGTTCTATTTagtgccgggattaggttgacgatgttcagagtgattgcataacctttctaaggagaaaggcaaaaatttgaatttgctgtgtgtccgcactcttaaacccgtaactctggaaccggaactcggaatttaatgaaattcaatagcagcctatgggaacgttgtaccttttttttttataattgataaatttatttaggcccaaatgcggtagctcgacgaggccgattgtttgtttttttacaatgaattaaaaaaaacagctacattaaatttttggtctcgttcaggcgcagctttctgctgcgtgttgagatcctttttctaggtggcgaaatattgccaatgttgtccactgcaagttgaggttcatttcgtttgtcttctttcgcgttatcgttcacgtccatgtcctcatccgtactactttcctgctgctcgcagtcggatgttccagtttgCGTTTTGCTCTTAAGGGTCGTTTTAGTATGTTCgttatcggcattcgtttcgttgttgttgttgctggttgttggtgcttgatccgaagatgttggttttgcagctgttagtggtttagcgtaagatggttctgggctgatttcagttggattggttaagttttccttaacagtttctacgcaaggttttcctaggtgcagcttcttcgtgcagaactggcacgtaggaatttgccctgggtacgtgactagtgatgtttgatgaatgagaacatcgtcacttcctaacgctgtgacggttatgtatgagggaattggcttggtcacacgcattctcaccacacgaacaccgttagggatgcccgggaaaaaattcttccaagtctcatgtgtaacggagtctacttctccgtatttttgcaagcattttttaatcgcgccgtcaggggtacgcgtagccaaatcatggacacgaacttctacagcgccgttctcgatgtatacgagaatgctatatttaacattgccgcattcggcggtgtgctgcatgttgtttcgcgaggcgaatgactcagcttggttaatgttattgaacgaaatcagcacgcaatgtttgatatgatgcatttgtagggttttcacttcagccagattgagtttcatctgcacttttaataactgttccacttcccgaatggctggtcttacggggcatttcgaaaaatcaacagcaacacagttcggtcgtatctgggttgcttttgctgggcaccgtcactcatcactaaatcgcacagtaggtataggctattgttatatggactgcttgtgtgataggcaccgattgatttttaggtagaattgaccgtttcacttgcgcgggacgattttttgcttctgctcagggcgagatgtgaagacaaactcaacgttgtacctttaatttgagactaagtttgatgaaatcggttcagccatctccgagtaaccgatgtgcttatttttggtcccataggggaacgcggggcaagtccgacaccttaagcgcaataatttttctaaaattccacaaagttcctaaaattgtatattctgtgcataatccttgtttaggtgggtctcaacaaaatataattttttcagcgtttcaaaaaattgaattcattaaaaattcttggttgccaaaaaatggagaaaaatgtcattttaaaaacgctgcgggtaagaccgacaccccaaaggggcaagagcgacccccttttgaactttatttttgttcaattttttccattaaaaatgtattatgTATGTGTGATCAAGggtgcaaaatgcctaccttttctgcggctgtaatttttctgcctacattctcatttctctttcgacgctgctgtcgttcgctattgcaggacgcccagcgctgtacggcagtctgtaagcaaagcagtaacatgacaaagaaatactgcccccagtacagccaccagacgcgagcggtacagcttctctttccttattttacacttttaaatatttttaatctattcaatattttcaatcacaaacgacgacaataaatgcggttcgtttacgccacgaccggcatcaacgttttcgtgtgcgggcctctccctttgactacgcagagaaaagtgtacaaagagagagaacaaactttactacgccacactctcaccgagcagtcggattacagcagcaaaacaaaaatgtattctactgctctacggaaaaatgtactcggtttggctactgttctggcaagagctgtagtgatgcgtcgctgtagcgggctgtacggcttgtacaaatgtaaatatgccgaaaaaaatgtagtttaccagtatCTTTGGCATCCCTGTGTGTGATAAcgtgcaattatgtgtatatgagtatgtgtgatgcaaacgcatactttctgtagtttcatcgcgtagcaagaggaagagcattcgaatgcgtggtgttatgaataaatcatgtttaacgcatggtttatattatggtacaggttttctcaagtaattctttcgagctttattgccacttgtatagccattctaacgaggaagagctgttctgcaagcagattatatacgctgttactaggactcattcacttagaagtgacgcacgcttcgtagtaagctatccggttcgtgttgtgatttttcggaacattgttgatcaacaatccgacggtcaatgaaattttttcatcgatatcatttcaaaatctcatattagattatacttttcgtttctttttgtaatattattatgaatcacgttcaattaatttttaatttttttggtcggcttgagacaatactgataaataaatgcaaaaaacatagtttccgtgtatttcaattattaacatgacgtaatgatagtataattgaacacaacaaatatacccagtcgtttgtatcgaatcaaaaacgaacccaattatctaaacaccgtgtcggtcttaccccacccaaaaactgtcggtcttgccccaacagcgcccatttttgttaaatgctcaattaacagtattgaaatactcaaacttatcttcaatacatacaaataacgatatggagagtagaatagaatgtgtgacaaaaaaactgttcattttcaaagcttttgtgttattaaaaccttaaaaggtatcaactaaaaataacatccaaaagcgcatcaactttgctttcgcttgttttgtttattttgttgacgtttatgaacccatatggcaccgatatgtatcgaaatgccaaaaataatcgtactaataatatcctgtcattattgtatgatttaaaatttgatatctgggaaatgtcgtggggtgtcgggcttacccagggtgtcgggcttccccccagttcccctacatacatacacacatacatacacacacagacatttgccgaattcgacgaactgagtcgaatggtatatgacagacggctctccgggccgggattaggttgacgatgttcagagtgattgcataacctttctataggagaaaggcaaaaactataTGTATTGCATGGTGTTTattggtttgttccagtaccaggagaaacggGAAGTACTCTTGAGCAAACAGGGAAAAAATCGTTCCCGTATTATCTTCTtcccttttttcttcttctggtggcaaaccggagtgaagaggagcaagaattttttactccggagcaacagggagtaacttccatgtactggaacaaaccttatGTCAAATGATGAAAATAACCATCCGGGAAAACCGGGAATATAtgcattcatttttttctgacagggcatcatttgtcgtgaaattcgatatgtcaaatactTCCGATCGTGTCAAatcaagactgtcaacatatatctttattttaaatttaaattttattttcacgtttcctgacttggaaaaaaacagttttgtaACCACAAAAATCAGCTTTAttgatgtatgtaataaaaaaagattttttttctcatttaatgacccaattatcCTAGTAAGCGGAACGGATTGTGATATTTAcgaacaaacaaaaaatcataCCACTGTTTACgttataaatttttaataaatacatGTTCGAATACTGCTCGACTATTGCATGAAGAATCATGATCTTCTCTCATCGCTACTGGACAAACCATTCAATCATACCGTTTCTCTTCAAAGTACTCGTTcgaatttcttaatttttcatttctcaTTAGTTGTCACACTTGTTTGCCAATCTGTTACGCAGTTATATACTGTGCATCCGTTCTGTTCCAAATAATCGGTCCGTGATAATTTATTGTGGCATTCGTCTTACTTAAGTTTTAATGTGTGCGATTACAGCTGGACCCGGAAAtgttattttcatgttttttattcATATACATATCTATATTCAAGGAGTGTATGATTCACTTTTTAATATCGTTTCACTTTGTTTCAGGGTTCTCTCCGATCGATCAGCTTACATGGTGTTGGGTGAAAAATTGGATAAAAGTGCCTGTTTCTGTTCGTTCTAGTATTTGTAATTAATTAATGTACCCTAGGGTAATAAAATCTCCAGAGAACTAATAAATGATTGTTAATATATCCTGATTTAAATTGTTCCTTTTCGACGAGGCTGTTCCAAATAACGCGTGTGTAATAAAAATAAtggattggaaaaaaatttggtCGCTTCAGCTATAGCACTGCAAACAGATGTCCTTCTTGATGGTTTGAAAAAAAGCATATTTGGTGGTTGGTGGGTTACTGAATTTTATTCTATAACCTTATTTCTGCGTGAGAAAGtattgcaaaatattttaatttatttcttcGTTTTAAAACAACAACATATTCAAAACCCACTTGACTAAAATGAATATAAGATAGCCTTAGTAGATTTAATATATAATATCAAACCCGGAAAAAGGCGAATGACGTTAATATTTAAACCTAGAGAggatttaatttaaaaaaatgttactgATTTTCTTTTAGtttgaaatttagaaaaaaGGAGTTTGGGTTTACAAACAAGACGAGAAGGCATATGAAAAATTGTAAATCTATCTCCACATTAGAATTCTCCATTGTGTAAAAACTAACGGTCTATTCAAAATTAAGATTTAGATTAGATTGTAATTATTTCTTCGattattttttccatgcatTCGGACTAATGTAAATAGTCTAGACAAATTGTATTGAATGTTGGAAAATATAAATTCTAATAGGtattcatttaaatgtttacacaagtaTTTTATAGTTCTTTGTTTGAACAAGGAAGTCTATTCTCTGTGGCTGTTGTAACAGCATTTACAAGGCTATCAAAACGTAATAAAAATGCTCTGCAGTAATTGCGAAGTATCGGGATGCGCATATAATTGTATTATACCACCCGTTGAACGCCATCGCTGAAGGCGATTGATCTTTGTGTTTCtcaaattcatcatttttatgAGTGTTTTCATAACTCTGAGTGCAGaatgattgaaaattaaataaccTGTCCATCAAAGTATGCTACAGCACACagataaaatgaaatacaaaatcgTTCAAGTACTAGAGCCGCCATTCTAGTACATTCGAAAGCTGTTTACGGTGACGAAGTCGATAGACAAATCGAAACAAAATGACTTCTTGCGAAGCAGTGTTTATAAACTCGGTCCTCTGTAAAACACATTTTATAAACAACTCCCGAGATGGACATCTATTCGCCGTGGATTAATGTAGGTTTGAAAATCATTTAACAGAAAATCTTTTACTATGTTCCTTCGGGAAACGTTCCCCTAGCGATCCAATATTTCTGGAacttcaaaaagaaaaaaaacctaaATTGTCTTAATAACCAATTATAAACTTGGGCACAAATCAATACTTTGAATATTTTCCACCCAGTTTTTCAACTTTTCTTCAAAGTTTCACCTCCCTCTTCAATTACCGATACACAAAACGTGATTATACATCAAAAACAGATTTTGCCCTCGTAATGATGGATTTTGTAGCCATTGGCTTTTGATTACACGTTTTTCTTCTTGCTTGCTCTGGTTTACATCACATCACGAGGTGCGAGGGAAATTGTTGTTGTATACGAAATACACGCAGATTGATTTTTTATTACACACTAGACCAACGTCAGGCTACATGGTATGAGGAAGATGAGGAAAAAATTGCGCCCACAACAGGCAATCCTTGTCGCGTGAAGAGGGAAAAGGGTCATTTGAATTTAACGTAAAAATACCTTTTGGCTATTCTACAAGTACCCGACACCTATCTACAAGAAGTCAACGGAACGgtttgggtttttttttcatccGCACCGAGGTGTGATTGCTTTCCTCGTTTGATTTTGATTTGCTTTTCTTTTGTTTGTGTTTTTAATGCTGTTATATTTAGTCAGTTTCATTGATCTGCTCTATTCGTATGTGTAAAAAATCTACAAACTTTCTGAAATGGATCAATTATCTCAAGGCAGGACTGGACTAGGAAATGTTTTCATTGTAGTTCGTTACATAGTTGTTTCTGTTTTAATTTTAGCCACTGTTTACTTTAAAtatgtttttttgtttatatataAATATTTGCCTTTCTACAAACGGAGGGAGCTGATCTACTcacaattttaatattttggttTTGTTACGCCTAATTAAATCAATATGATATTAACGATTGATTCGAATGGTGGTGTATCTCaggaaattttataaaatatgttTGGCTTGCACAAAGGTTTGGTTATTTTTTGTAAACTCGACAGTCGAGGGCAATCTCCTTCGAGATAATAAATATTTTCATGCATATTTCAGCCAGTTTATTTCTTACCAAACTATCGTGTGTGCAATGTACCATTATTTTATTACTTTAAGCATTTCTGTTTCCCCAATCATCTACTCTCAACCCAAATAAGAAAGTGGATTGAACCTATACACATTTTCCAAGATACCGGAAAAGATAAGCACAGGGTGTTGTTGAACATCCTAGCACAGATGAATGATA carries:
- the LOC131688323 gene encoding uncharacterized protein LOC131688323, coding for MAEELQALQRRCEFTKAKIARIKTNLIKADDEQIPVDEYVLDTFLRTIDAAYLDMNDCQAKLFAATPHKQEEEEQEYFEFEQLYTEVRAEVCRQLDRHKKQELQVHSGLHLVSNAPQIRVQQSVLPHTPLPMFDGKPEHWFKFKSMFLDIMKKCPSEDAATRLYHLDKCLIGEAAGAINQQFINANNFDGAWNFLQQRYEDIRKIVDIHASRLLQLKPMTQESGKQLRKLIEECVRHVDSLRYYGYDVLGLSDILLVNVIASRLDFETKKMWEATNKHVLERVEASQQKVKQKPSAPVHAQKLQTKSTTLTVTSETKCVFCEKAHFNHQCEEVLKLSATDRNAKAKQAGVCNNCLRKGHMTAKCSSKHSCRDCNKRHHTVLHIDIPKPSDDTCKTTDVQSTETGKASTNTSNVVTLNCATSTNEQKAVLLSTAIVNILDVHGQSKLCRVLLDSGSQLHLITEAMASLLGISRNRCSTSVVGINGKETPVKHMLAVQFGSRINGYIQQIECLVVPRIANILPASKLNVSDWIIPDGVLLADPNFYKPQRIDLLIGAQLFFHILRTGQIQLGDKLPVLQETTLGWVVSGAVTGHSSYRQYKGCHTALSDPDHQLEQLIQRFWELEEVPLSTKLSSEEELCEQHYQQTTTRDISGRYVVRLHFRNTTDKLGDSRQQALQRFGHLERRLANKSELKEQYDFFMRNTYGSTTVRKRLSQRIHDDDKKFQRIIWRKHPTDSLQTYDLTTVTYGTASALFAATRTLNQLAADEGSKFPLAAAIVVKDFYVDDVLSGGDSVNEIQTAAEQLTQLLDSGGFQLHKWCTNSAEFLESIPDELREKQSTLEISGANDVIKTLGLLWNPSSDELAFRINPIQAQTAIQSDIFCQRCQKFMILSGCLHRPR